The sequence TGATAAATTACTGTGCCTTACTGCCGGTGGCGAGAGACAGCGAGGGTCGAATAGTATTAGTTGGAATCGTGCGGAATTTCAACGCCCAAAAGCACAATTCCGATTCTATGATTCGGTTGAATATGCTCGTTACGGAATCGCTGTTCGATGATGAGGCCAATCAAATTGCCGGTTTCACACACCTGTTCGACAACAGTGATATGAGCATGGCGCACGTGACCTGCTGGTCGATGGACAACCTGACCGGATATCTACGCAGTGTCACTAATAGCGTTCCGGCGCGTCTCAAGCAGAATCATTTCGTTAACGTTCCTGGCTTCGCCAGTCAAGTTAGTAAGTACTGCTTGACGTTTGCCAGTGAAAAGCTCAAGTCACGAATTTACGTAAGTTGTGAAGCGCTTCTAATGCTAACCAGTTTCACGGAACAAGTTTTTCGGTTTTCGTTCTCAGTGCCATCGCAGTGTGGACGAATTGCGACAAAATATAGACGTCAAATTGCTACCAAAAGAATACGGTGGGATAATCCCACTGCAAGAGCTGAACGAGCGTTTCAAGAAACATCTGTTGCAAAAGCGAGAAATGTTGCTGGCGCTGGACGAAATGCAAATACAGCTAGCGGAGCCAAGCCATCGAAGTGTTGATATGGCGGATGCTGGGGCAGTGGGCAGTTTTCGGAAGCTGCAAATTGATTGAAAGGTGTCACTAATATGGGTGCAATGCTGCATGCAATTGTGTTATTGCAAAAATGAAAGCTGTGTTCCAAAACAAAAAGTTGCAGCTCCAACAGAACATGTTGgaattttttgttaatttaattCTTAACGAGACTAGACTTCGGTTCCAATTTTTTTCCAGCTTCCGTATAATAAATCATTAAACACGTATGTCAcgacattttcgaaaaaaaaaattctcgttgTAGTTGAAATTTTATAAAGTTTTGATGAATTCAGATAAAATGCAAAAATGCCTTGTCCAGTTCTACCGTGGTCGggtcatttcattttttttacacaaTCTTCTTTATTACAAGAGCTTACTATGACAATTTTTAATTTGGTAATTGACGTATCATAATAGTAAttaaatttttgcctttctcatatagaaaggttatgcaattactgtaaaaaccgacttttgaaccgaagcccggagggttagttcgtcgagtacgcaaaatgtctgtgtgtatgtaacgttttttttcactaacttagattcaaatgaaaggtcttaaagtcccatacaaaattcctgaatattatttggatccgactttcggttccagagttatgggttaaatgtgcaaaaaaaaaatgaaaatatgtgttctaacttttcttatagatggcgcgaccgattttcacaaaattagattcacatgaaaggtcctatggtcccatacgtaattcttgaatttcatcctgattcgactttcggatccggaaatataaggtaaagtgtgttaacaaattttataccatcactgaaaagggcgaaaacccgtaaaaagttttctaaatcgacctcaaatcttttccaattgatagtctttatcagtagacggtcaaacaaaccgatttcggttatttttttaagaatagaagaaaattattttgaagaatacaacagtattatatatgatagcatgattgatatgagaaaggcatcattacaccactaggtggattaaaacaggtttttgaataatatttttacGTTGCACGTCGAGTGCGCTATGCCGGAAATGTTAAATATCTTTCGATCTAATAAAGTCTCCAATTTGCGGAAATAAGTTGAAAACCCAGCTCATACCTCTGTGTCAAACGTCAAAATATTGtttgaacaattgaattattattataatgagTTAATTGACAgactaaaaatttttataatagCTATTTCATAAGTTatctttacgttttgtcttagacTTCGGTTCAACTTCAGAAATATTTCATAAGCTCTTGTAACAAGGAAAATTGTGTGAAAACCGGAATTGATCCGTCCAGTTGAACTGGAGATAATGAATCCCAAAGACAAGGTCTTTTTGCATTTTATCAGAATCCACACACTtcacagaattcggtaattttttaccgaattttcaatagctgaacgttcggtaattaaattgattaccgatcgttcggtaataaattttttgcggaattgtcaaacaactaccgtacacTGTAAGCTAAACGGATCTAAAGAATGCTTCGGTATTTTTTGTGATAGTTTTCTTTTGGataaaattctgaatttgaatgcAATTCGGATTtaaaaatcaatacaaattttcaacttaGGATTAGTTTGTTCGAATTTGTCACAGAAACGAGTGAAGAAAATTGGAATCAGTCGTGGTAACGATTTTATTGCACTATACATCaaggaaaattgaaaaaaaaagtcgaGAAAAAAACcgaaattatgagcgccttcgaGAATACTGTACAacccgtcgagtccaccagataTTACTCTCGAACCATATAAGCCAACACATATCGCAGCAAGTGGACATAgtgatatgaaattattttctacctATGTAGGTCGGTATGTTTTtaaccgtactcggcgactattctgatttaccgtatgaattgtaaacCTATCAAAAGAATTTAGTAATGAAAACTTGCAAGAAACTGATCGTCAAATTTACATAACTTTTGTTAAACAAAATCcgtgtaccgaaatatcggttatttctattGATTATCGGAAgctttcgtcaaaaaaattaccgaacaacggagtCTAAGTGTGCATAAAAGCTTTTAATAATTCCAACTACgacgaaaaacctttttttttttaaatcctgaTGCACGTGTTAACTAAATTTATGAGAAGACGCTAccaaaaaatttatgatttttaaattcaaaaatagtattttcttgaaatccattcgatttgtaaaaaaatGTCCAAAATATATAAACCGGTCATTGCAACCAACAAATAGTTTGCTTCCGTATTTCAACGATTTCGTGTTTAGAAGAATTGTTTTTCTACGTGTAAATTGAAAGCAACGTATGCTCTACTATGATACTTTCAAGAATGAATACTAACTTCATCGTTTGTTCTGAAGCAAAAGAGCATGTTTCAAGTAAATCGAGAGCTCGATTAAAAATCAGCTTTTTATATGTACAGTTTCCTGTTTATAGTTTTAGTAGGATGCATCAGTGATCCTAAGTTAGCTTTTTGGTAaagtgttgctttacaaaatattccTCCATCTTTATCTTTTATGTTGTTCTGAAGATGACGAAATATTCCTTCTAAACGATGATGCTATCTTCAATTGAACCGATTCGCTCTTTATATTAGTtactaagttagtatataagttactTTCCcccaagtaggtttacaattttacaatttacaATCACAGAATTGCAGAATCAAATGATGTCCTAATGGCAATAACTAAATCATGTACACAATAGGGCCACCACATCTGTTCAGTCAGAACTATTTAAATTTGgttcatattgaaataaacaatacattcaaaataaatattttgtaaaacaacacttgaccaaaaatccacctttcaataaatcagaacagtttattatttttacatttagtTACAGTAcgtattttttaaacaaatttttttcgagatgacctaGATcttaacgtttcatgcattcagcataaaaaaaaattattttgcaaatTTCATGGTGATTCTAGATCGTGAATTttaatggtgatttttcaagacttAGCTCGAATTTTGCATAGGGATTTTTTTAGGTTCTTAAACTTTTTAGCACTActgctttacgaaattaaaggTGGCACCCAAATGTACCTACACATCAAGCTAACGAACGTTActtgctattgctaatgctattgcttCTTTCCTTCCCAACCAGTACAACTCGCCGAAGCTCGTGTAGGTGTATGTATTCAACAGAGACTGAGTGTTGAAACTCTGTTATGATTGAGTGTTACAATTCTGTTATGACCTTCTGATCGGGATATCCACCACAGCGGTCGGATACCAAtattgttaaaaatgttaaaaattttatcgaTCGAAacgaaaaacagctgatttaaTAGTAAAGACATTAAATGAATTCTGCAAATTTTACAACATAATCGGTAAATCAAGTATTCAACTGAATTATCTGCAGATTGAATAAAACCCGTTTTCAGATTGGCGTTATTTATTATGGCACTACACAAAATTTATTACGCCAAAATGTATGCATATCGCAATACAATTTATATCGTGATCGGAATGATTAGACTGTGTTCCTTAACTGACGTAACATTTCGTAAATTGCCATGCATGAAATATTCGTGCTAATATTCAAATTCTCCAATCGTTACatttgttcgtaaaaaagaCATGCTCTcgcattttttccaatttttttataatttttgcataattttttttaaataatggtaTATGATTTTAAATGCGCCACACATGTTGTAATTTCGAACCTGTAAATCGGAACAAAATAAATGGATAGGGCCGCCGAGAGAGGAGGGGAGAAGAAAGGAATCCCCCGGGCCCGGACTTTTTGTGGGAGcccgaaaatttaaaattgttttttcattcttcataacaaaacaaaaaatcaaagcaaatttggctcgcgaattattttattgaaataatgtATTTGAAAATCTCTTGATTCGATGATATTTCCATGTTCCCAAAGCATCCTCTCGTGGATGGCGTGAAGCAAAAGTGTCGAGACTATTATCAAAAGTCCTTCAACAATTTTTCCAGTATCTGAGTGTATTAAATGTGTAATACGACCCAGCaaacttatttttattttttttaaatataaaaaatattatattaaattaaatgtgTTGCAAAAATTGCGTAGGAAATACTATTGTCATCCGGTACAGTAAACCTGAACGATGTTCTATAcggttatttattttattatcatACAAAATATGTTAATACTTTACACAGTTTCTGTactaatcagaacaaattgttcTCTACGGAACAATTCCATCATTTTCTGGATTGCTGATTGAGTTCTCGATATGCCGCCTTACTTGCATCACAAATTTCGCTTTAGGTGCTCGGTAATTATTTTTGCTAGCTACGATCtgtaaaatgttgtttttaaaatattgtCATCTGTCAAAGAACTACTGAATATCGGTAAATGCATTGTAAAAGTTACAATACATTTAATGACATGGTCTGTGTACTCTAAAATGTAATTTCTTTTGCCGAACTCAacagtatttttaattttcaataaattaataCTAAATAAGAAAGAATTTCAGTAACCATCACTATACATTTAGtagaaatataaatttgtaaaaGACTAACATTATCGGAAATGAAGATGTGAAAATTTCGATATTAAGATAGAGTAAAGGCGGgagggtaatgttagagacatatctGGATGagttgaatacgaataaaactgacatacttTTTCCACACTTTCAAATATCGATAATTGCACGTACTAGCTGATTGATTATTtgagtattgaaaatttttaatacgtcacttgcataattgtaacggtaCAAATATGAGGCAGAacacatgaaagcaaaaaattacGGCGTTGTGTAGGGGATAAGaccgaataaataaaaaattcaatgtttaaattcattcataaattggAAAATCCACTACAAATCGTTTTAAGCCATCTAGGATTTCTAAATATAAGTTCGGaattaatatgacattaatttcaataactttcTTGTCaaatcctcgaaaatacaaatcgtatagcgatttgaaagaatattcACAAACCTAAGATttctaaaatgaaaattattgatattcacTCGTCAAgcgtggacaaaaagtatctatagttttttaaaaaaaatcaaccaaaaTAGTGAAATATTTGCACTTATATACTGACATGGTATACACttcacaaactagatattttGAGTGAacatcttacaaaccagttgtaattacataataaaaaaaaaccgaattcagatgaccggtatagccgaagttggtttgtttgccagcaacaaatatgacttaCAAATTTCTAAcagtttgaacctagttaagcttagacttactatctcatgctctatttcgattgaaccaattaaacgaaatctaacaaacgaagcgaacctgcgtttctgtaacTTTTGCATATGTACGTCAagttaaacagcatgaatcaacaGCGTAAAACATGCAAtacgattattattattattaatattgttataattgacatcactaaaccaccggcacggtattactgcactaacgactgtgaaaatttcatattttttcaaataaatttgaattcattgacatacgtttattctttcggccgcacttatcatagaatagataaaaattttatcaaccgcagtaccgtcttttaccaatattacacactagtagcagacatctctaaccgtttcgatttctttatagcgtgtacaaaatagaacaaagcacgcatcgttttttttaataactatttattggaatatgagttaaaattaaattattaagatttaaattaggcgttcagccacaagtggtgacttttcagccctattatatatatatgatttggttgataccatgaggacatcatttgcttccgcaattctgagatttttgtgtagggaaaattctaaacctacttgtattgtgtaaaggggaaaaggaacttatatactaacttactaactaatacagagagcgaattgattcaattgaagattgcatcgatttttatcggaatttgcttataatattatgtgacactacatctaatggttctatatttgtgagtctgtgtaactcatttgtactaaaccaaggaggacgcttcaaaatcattttcagaattttattctgaatcctttgaagcgttttcttcctggtggaacaacaacttgaccaaattggtactgcataaggcatggctggtctgaaaatttgtttataaattaacaatttattttttagacagagattagaatttctgtttataagaggatataaacatttaatatatttattacactttgcctggattccttcaatgtgatccttgaaagtgagttttttgtcatacgttaaacctaagtatttagcttgatcagaccatgtcaattccaagccattcaatttgagaatgtgattattgtttagtttaagaaaagaagctcttggcttatgaggaaagataattaattgcgtttttgctgcatttggttcaatttcccattttgacagataatcactaaaaatatttaagcttctttgtatgcgactgcagatcactcttagatttctatctgtggctaacagacttgtgtcgtcacagaatagcgatttctgacaaccaacgggtagatttggaagatcagaagtgaaaatattatacaagattggagctacgctcgaaccctgcggaacacctgctcgtacggctagcaattcagatttacaattctgatagctaacctgaagagtacgatcagttaaataattttgaatcattttgctcaAATAAGTagaaaactggaaatcagacatttttgctattaaacctttgtgcca comes from Malaya genurostris strain Urasoe2022 chromosome 3, Malgen_1.1, whole genome shotgun sequence and encodes:
- the LOC131436108 gene encoding retinaldehyde-binding protein 1-like produces the protein MADKKCTEEAYLYELPELKSHLVQVAKRELGEDDLVRQQSLEQMRAWVAKNHRIKNCRTDDRFLLRFLRVKKFSVFRACEMLEKYLIMRQTYPKWCQNLDPLDKDLQELINYCALLPVARDSEGRIVLVGIVRNFNAQKHNSDSMIRLNMLVTESLFDDEANQIAGFTHLFDNSDMSMAHVTCWSMDNLTGYLRSVTNSVPARLKQNHFVNVPGFASQVSKYCLTFASEKLKSRIYCHRSVDELRQNIDVKLLPKEYGGIIPLQELNERFKKHLLQKREMLLALDEMQIQLAEPSHRSVDMADAGAVGSFRKLQID